The following proteins come from a genomic window of Gracilinanus agilis isolate LMUSP501 unplaced genomic scaffold, AgileGrace unplaced_scaffold32690, whole genome shotgun sequence:
- the CUNH1orf116 gene encoding specifically androgen-regulated gene protein — MYTPTPSYLTTAGYQEDRLTQERPEQKRDIQSTTTRLRQDLSVKSGSHSLPRNIHINRDQSLREGSTCRSSQSEGHIPRGLVSAPLGNRASSIAPPVSPGTPELEEVLLPPPEAFRDTNQEQDSQFLKEKTRSGRDSLLLPHAAPVTQEKKEAFLETMSQGTKEKVLEGVPRQPGLPLPLSSENLGSENLTIPLGDEKSPKFAPPTAPKSRKLPPNIILKTSRSNFPSDPQNRFSHRSQATSRDLTPEHASSASSGLQEQRRARREALEKLGLPQDQSHEPSLQRAKSGSFLRSRQSPTRAPTPAPAPVRAPGPAAAPAPVRVPGPAAAPAPVRTPAPVSQVPASSGPSAKAQGPPSTPIPIPKPTRVSSGDSLSPAQSSPGSRLALKEGSIPGLRQMNFKSNTLERSGVGLSSYLLAAKDNAPQTSTSLGKVPILEKISPNVLRNTRPRPASLGGGKDFANIQVGKLADLEQERNSQRFSYPGQSRDKLPRPPCVSVKITPKGIPDEHRREALKKLGLLKE; from the coding sequence atGTACACCCCTACCCCCTCTTACCTCACCACCGCAGGCTACCAAGAGGACAGATTGACTCAGGAGAGACCGGAGCAGAAGAGAGACATACAGTCTACTACAACCCGTCTTCGACAGGACCTGAGTGTTAAGTCTGGCTCCCACAGCCTGCCCAGGAACATCCACATTAACCGGGACCAGAGCCTTAGAGAGGGCTCCACCTGTCGCTCTAGTCAGTCTGAAGGCCATATCCCTAGAGGACTTGTGTCAGCACCTTTGGGAAACAGGGCCAGCAGTATAGCCCCCCCTGTCTCCCCAGGTACACCTGAATTAGAGGAGGTACTCTTACCCCCACCAGAAGCTTTCCGGGACACTAACCAGGAGCAAGACAGCCAGTTTCTTAAAGAGAAGACAAGGTCAGGCCGAGACAGCTTGCTGTTGCCCCACGCAGCACCTGTGACCCAGGAGAAGAAGGAAGCATTTCTGGAGACTATGTCCCAAGGAACTAAGGAGAAGGTCTTGGAGGGGGTCCCAAGGCAACCAGGGCTGCCTCTGCCCTTGTCTTCCGAAAACCTGGGATCTGAAAACTTAACCATCCCACTAGGGGATGAGAAGAGTCCTAAATTTGCTCCCCCAACAGCCCCCAAGTCCCGGAAACTCCCTCCCAACATCATCCTGAAGACCAGCCGAAGTAACTTCCCTAGCGACCCCCAGAACCGCTTCTCTCACCGTTCTCAGGCTACCTCCAGAGATTTGACTCCGGAGCACGCCAGCTCTGCCTCCTCTGGACTCCAGGAGCAGAGGCGAGCAAGGCGGGAGGCACTAGAGAAGCTGGGGCTCCCCCAGGACCAGAGTCATGAGCCCAGTCTCCAGCGGGCCAAGTCTGGTAGCTTCCTCAGGTCCCGGCAATCCCCAACGCGGGCTCCCACTCCAGCTCCCGCTCCAGTCCGGGCTCCAGGTCCAGCCGCTGCTCCCGCTCCAGTCCGGGTTCCAGGTCCAGCCGCTGCACCCGCTCCAGTCCGAACTCCTGCTCCAGTTTCCCAAGTTCCAGCTTCTTCTGGCCCTTCAGCTAAGGCTCAGGGTCCTCCATCCACTCCCATCCCCATCCCAAAGCCCACAAGAGTTAGCAGTGGTGACAGTCTCTCCCCAGCCCAGTCAAGCCCGGGCTCCAGACTGGCCCTCAAGGAAGGCTCCATCCCTGGTCTTCGGCAGATGAACTTCAAGTCCAACACCCTGGAACGCTCAGGGGTCGGGCTGAGCAGCTACCTCTTAGCCGCCAAAGACAATGCGCCCCAAACCAGCACCTCCCTGGGCAAGGTCCCCATTCTGGAGAAGATCTCCCCAAATGTCCTCCGAAACACCAGGCCCCGGCCAGCgtctttggggggagggaaagacttTGCCAACATCCAGGTAGGCAAGCTGGCTGATTTGGAGCAAGAGCGGAATTCCCAGCGCTTCTCCTATCCGGGACAGAGCCGAGACAAGCTGCCCAGGCCCCCGTGTGTCAGTGTTAAGATCACCCCCAAAGGCATTCCGGACGAACACCGGCGGGAGGCCTTAAAGAAACTGGGTCTGCTCAAGGAATAG